The Synchiropus splendidus isolate RoL2022-P1 chromosome 1, RoL_Sspl_1.0, whole genome shotgun sequence genome includes a window with the following:
- the golga2 gene encoding golgin subfamily A member 2 isoform X7 → MADQSRQIKLAAAKKKLKEFQQKSSPVSVGGERGGGVAGAKKKKKMKGQNESPFMDRSSPDNDYPDTNGTESVAEETRPLSATESLRQLSQQLNGLVSESSTAYVNGDSATTISEKELESRNQELAAALESSTVTNSQLNTKLDQLTKHSQELSDQLQKERKEFEQRFSKEQGAMREQLQVHIQTIGILVSEKSELQTALQYTQQAARQKTAESEELNNRLQGTKQRVSELERTLSSVSTQQKQFEKHNKELEKERDNLRVELFKLNNMSEESKQQSSELSEKLKLSIQENGAMRMELEDLRKRLEMADLMLQQYSNQSDPTSANQQIQLLLEEKQTVEAQNHQLMESIAQLRTERDHYAEQIQEEGHAWKDKTEQLLTQVSLVAEERDRNINKVQELEVTIAELQNAAALLSQVSETPVVEPQPSGPSENEVALQESLDALQQEKDALYLQYQSQLRDNEQLSRMCAEQEARLGEMEQQVESQTMEADDRRRMLEDVQSDKATISRALTQNRTLKDQLAELQNGFVKLTNENMELTTAIQSEQHVKKELARRMGELQEQLHDTKEELELKSKEMAGLVEQRDQVVAHLQQYCAGYQALATEREKLHQQYYQQAQLMDRLQHDESQGRVQLELSHNQLKQAQERLEQLVKDNDHLRTEVKELLNSSILNTSTRDQGDGVESQSLPESPKESSSLVIPDDFESHKEMEEFIRGAVSQLEAERDEVRRQLQEEQRLHMAAKHQAALALSLEHQHDSQSTAQEHNHDHSQGQHSHCDHSHEHSEGVPAEVHQALQSAMEKLQQRFTSLMQEKVDLKERVEELEHRCIQLSGETDTIGEYIALYQNQRAIMKQKHQEKEQYISMLAQDKEEMKVKLAELQDLVMRLVAERNDWYSRYSAAVSGVGPVNPDLLPAQEGLTEQRVHTHPEITANSEAEAMDVIPLTEPAMSLEPSSSSQTPAVASVQTDSKPVVPSEDGTARQIMQLLQEIRNPHPLRTPPFLGENPCIPFFYRPDEQDEVKILVV, encoded by the exons ATGGCCGACCAGAGCAGACAAATCAAACTCGCCGCAGCCAAGAAAAAG CTGAAGGAGTTCCAGCAGAAGAGCTCTCCTGTGAGTgtcggaggagagagaggcggAGGTGTAGCCGGTgctaaaaagaagaagaagatgaaaggCCAAAATGAATCACCGTTTATGGACAGAAGCTCACCGGACAAC gatTACCCAGACACGAATGGCACTGAGAGTGTAGCTGAGGAAACAAG ACCACTGTCTGCTACTGAAAGCCTTCGTCAACTTTCCCAGCAACTGAATGGCCTCGTTTCCGAG AGCTCGACTGCATACGTAAACGGGGACAGTGCGACGACCATCAGTGAAAAGGAATTGGAG AGTCGGAACCAGGAGCTGGCAGCCGCCCTGGAGTCCAGCACCGTAACAAACTCTCAGCTCAATACCAAGCTTGACCAGCTG ACAAAACATTCCCAGGAGCTCTCAGATCAACTGCAGAAG GAGCGAAAAGAATTTGAGCAAAGATTCTCAAAAGAGCAGGGAGCCATGCGGGAGCAACTACAG GTTCACATACAAacaattggaattttggtgtcTGAGAAGTCAGAGCTCCAAACAGCACTACAGTACACACAACAGGCTGCTCGGCAGAAAACTG ctgagtcagaggagctgaataATCGTCTACAGGGGACAAAACAGAGAGTGTCGGAGCTTGAGAGAACCCTGTCTTCTGTGtcaacacaacagaaacaatTTGAGAAG CACAACAAAGAGCTTGAAAAGGAGCGTGACAACTTGAGGGTTGAATTGTTCAAACTCAA TAACATGAGCGAAGAATCGAAGCAGCAGAGTTCAGAATTGTCAGAGAAGTTGAAACTGAGCATCCAAGAGAATGGCGCCATGAGAATGGAACTAGAAGATCTACGCAAGAGACTTGAGATGGCCGACCTGATGCTGCAACAG tacTCCAACCAGTCGGATCCAACCAGTGCCAACCAACAGATCCAGTTACTGCTAGAAGAGAAACAGACAGTGGAGGCACAAAATCACCAG CTGATGGAATCGATTGCTCAGCTCAGGACGGAGAGGGATCACTATGCGGAGCAGATTCAGGAGGAGGGACATGCCTGGAAGGATAAGACAGAACAACTACTAACACAA GTGTCTTTGGTCGCTGAGGAGCGAGACCGAAACATAAACAAAGTCCAAGAATTGGAGGTTACCATTGCGGAGCTGCAAAATGCTGCTg CACTTCTATCCCAGGTCAGTGAGACTCCGGTTGTGGAGCCCCAACCTTCAGGGCCATCAGAGAATGAAGTAGCACTGCAAGAGTCCCTTGATGCCCTACAACAGGAAAAAGATGCGCTTTATCTGCAGTATcagtcacag CTCAGGGACAACGAGCAGCTGAGTCGAATGTGTGCAGAGCAGGAGGCTCGCCTGGGCGAGATGGAGCAACAGGTAGAGAGCCAGACCATGGAAGCTGACGACCGACGTCGGATGCTGGAGGATGTTCAATCTGATAAGGCCACGATTAGCCGGGCTCTCACCCAGAATCGTACTCTGAAGGACCAACTGGCTGAGCTGCAGAATGGTTTTGTGAAGCTG actaatgaaaacatggagctgACCACTGCGATTCAGTCGGAGCAGcatgtgaagaaagagctggcACGCAGGATGGGAGAGCTTCAGGAGCAACTGCACGACACTAAAGAAGAA CTGGAATTAAAAAGTAAAGAGATGGCTGGTTTGGTGGAGCAGAGGGACCAGGTAGTCGCCCACCTCCAACAGTACTGCGCTGGCTACCAGGCTCTGGCCACTGAGAGGGAGAAACTGCACCAGCAGTATTACCAGCAGGCTCAGCTGATGGACCGGCTCCAGCACGATGAGTCGCAGGGACGtgtgcagctggagctcagtcacaacCAGCTCAAACAGGCACAG GAACGCTTGGAGCAGTTGGTCAAAGACAACGATCATTTGAGGACAGAGGTGAAAGAACTTCTCAACAGCTCCATTCTCAACACGTCAACCCGGGATCAGG GAGACGGAGTGGAGAGCCAATCACTGCCAGAGAGTCCGAAGGAGTCTTCTTCCCTGGTGATTCCTGATGACTTTGAGAGCCACAAAGAGATG GAGGAGTTTATTCGCGGAGCCGTGTCCCAGTTAGAAGCTGAGAGGGACGAAGTCAGGAGGCAACTACAGGAGGAACAGCGCCTCCACATGGCTGCAAAGCACCAGGCTGCTCTTGCTCTCAGCCTTGAGCACCAACATGACAGTCAGAGTACTGCTCAGGAACACAATCACGATCACTCTCAGGGCCAACACAGTCACTGCGATCACAGTCATGAGCATTCAG AAGGAGTCCCTGCAGAGGTTCATCAGGCTCTTCAAAGTGCCatggagaagctgcagcagagatTCACATCCCTCATGCAGGAGAAAGTGGACCTGAAGGAAcgagtggaggagctggagcatcGCTGCATACAGCTGTCTGGAGAGACCGACACTATCG GCGAGTACATCGCCCTGTACCAGAACCAGCGGGCCATCATGAAGCAGAAGCATCAGGAGAAGGAGCAGTACATCAGCATGCTGGCTCAGGacaaagaggaaatgaag GTGAAACTGGCTGAGCTGCAGGATCTGGTGATGAGGCTGGTGGCGGAGAGGAACGACTGGTACTCCAGATACTCTGCTGCTGTGTCGGGTGTTGGCCCGGTCAACCCTGACCTGCTTCCTGCCCAGGAGGGTCTCACAGAGCAAAGAGTCCACACGCACCCTGAGATCACTGCCAACAGTGAAGCAG AAGCCATGGACGTCATTCCTCTGACCGAACCCGCCATGAGCTTGGAGCCGTCCTCGTCCTCCCAGACTCCAGCAGTCGCATCGGTCCAAACTGACTCAAAGCCAGTCGTGCCCAGCGAGGACGGCACAGCCCGCCAGAtaatgcagctgctgcaggagatcCGGAATCCACATCCTCTCAGAACGCCGCCCTTCCTGGGAGAAAACCCCTGCATCCCGTTCTTCTACCGACCCGACGAGCAGGACGAGGTCAAGATCCTGGTGGTGTGA
- the golga2 gene encoding golgin subfamily A member 2 isoform X3, giving the protein MADQSRQIKLAAAKKKLKEFQQKSSPVSVGGERGGGVAGAKKKKKMKGQNESPFMDRSSPDNSFADVDNTGCSVPQQLEDPQWELDRSSPVSNSINTATNSESHSLSTDLQDYPDTNGTESVAEETRPLSATESLRQLSQQLNGLVSESSTAYVNGDSATTISEKELESRNQELAAALESSTVTNSQLNTKLDQLTKHSQELSDQLQKERKEFEQRFSKEQGAMREQLQVHIQTIGILVSEKSELQTALQYTQQAARQKTAESEELNNRLQGTKQRVSELERTLSSVSTQQKQFEKHNKELEKERDNLRVELFKLNNMSEESKQQSSELSEKLKLSIQENGAMRMELEDLRKRLEMADLMLQQYSNQSDPTSANQQIQLLLEEKQTVEAQNHQLMESIAQLRTERDHYAEQIQEEGHAWKDKTEQLLTQVSLVAEERDRNINKVQELEVTIAELQNAAALLSQVSETPVVEPQPSGPSENEVALQESLDALQQEKDALYLQYQSQLRDNEQLSRMCAEQEARLGEMEQQVESQTMEADDRRRMLEDVQSDKATISRALTQNRTLKDQLAELQNGFVKLTNENMELTTAIQSEQHVKKELARRMGELQEQLHDTKEELELKSKEMAGLVEQRDQVVAHLQQYCAGYQALATEREKLHQQYYQQAQLMDRLQHDESQGRVQLELSHNQLKQAQERLEQLVKDNDHLRTEVKELLNSSILNTSTRDQGDGVESQSLPESPKESSSLVIPDDFESHKEMEEFIRGAVSQLEAERDEVRRQLQEEQRLHMAAKHQAALALSLEHQHDSQSTAQEHNHDHSQGQHSHCDHSHEHSEGVPAEVHQALQSAMEKLQQRFTSLMQEKVDLKERVEELEHRCIQLSGETDTIGEYIALYQNQRAIMKQKHQEKEQYISMLAQDKEEMKVKLAELQDLVMRLVAERNDWYSRYSAAVSGVGPVNPDLLPAQEGLTEQRVHTHPEITANSEAEAMDVIPLTEPAMSLEPSSSSQTPAVASVQTDSKPVVPSEDGTARQIMQLLQEIRNPHPLRTPPFLGENPCIPFFYRPDEQDEVKILVV; this is encoded by the exons ATGGCCGACCAGAGCAGACAAATCAAACTCGCCGCAGCCAAGAAAAAG CTGAAGGAGTTCCAGCAGAAGAGCTCTCCTGTGAGTgtcggaggagagagaggcggAGGTGTAGCCGGTgctaaaaagaagaagaagatgaaaggCCAAAATGAATCACCGTTTATGGACAGAAGCTCACCGGACAAC AGCTTTGCTGATGTGGATAACACTGGCTGTTCAGTTCCCCAGCAACTGGAGGACCCACAGTGGGAACTAGATCGCAGCTCACCTGTTTCTAACTCCATTAATACTGCTACTAACTCTGAGTCACACAGTCTCAGCACTGACCTGCAG gatTACCCAGACACGAATGGCACTGAGAGTGTAGCTGAGGAAACAAG ACCACTGTCTGCTACTGAAAGCCTTCGTCAACTTTCCCAGCAACTGAATGGCCTCGTTTCCGAG AGCTCGACTGCATACGTAAACGGGGACAGTGCGACGACCATCAGTGAAAAGGAATTGGAG AGTCGGAACCAGGAGCTGGCAGCCGCCCTGGAGTCCAGCACCGTAACAAACTCTCAGCTCAATACCAAGCTTGACCAGCTG ACAAAACATTCCCAGGAGCTCTCAGATCAACTGCAGAAG GAGCGAAAAGAATTTGAGCAAAGATTCTCAAAAGAGCAGGGAGCCATGCGGGAGCAACTACAG GTTCACATACAAacaattggaattttggtgtcTGAGAAGTCAGAGCTCCAAACAGCACTACAGTACACACAACAGGCTGCTCGGCAGAAAACTG ctgagtcagaggagctgaataATCGTCTACAGGGGACAAAACAGAGAGTGTCGGAGCTTGAGAGAACCCTGTCTTCTGTGtcaacacaacagaaacaatTTGAGAAG CACAACAAAGAGCTTGAAAAGGAGCGTGACAACTTGAGGGTTGAATTGTTCAAACTCAA TAACATGAGCGAAGAATCGAAGCAGCAGAGTTCAGAATTGTCAGAGAAGTTGAAACTGAGCATCCAAGAGAATGGCGCCATGAGAATGGAACTAGAAGATCTACGCAAGAGACTTGAGATGGCCGACCTGATGCTGCAACAG tacTCCAACCAGTCGGATCCAACCAGTGCCAACCAACAGATCCAGTTACTGCTAGAAGAGAAACAGACAGTGGAGGCACAAAATCACCAG CTGATGGAATCGATTGCTCAGCTCAGGACGGAGAGGGATCACTATGCGGAGCAGATTCAGGAGGAGGGACATGCCTGGAAGGATAAGACAGAACAACTACTAACACAA GTGTCTTTGGTCGCTGAGGAGCGAGACCGAAACATAAACAAAGTCCAAGAATTGGAGGTTACCATTGCGGAGCTGCAAAATGCTGCTg CACTTCTATCCCAGGTCAGTGAGACTCCGGTTGTGGAGCCCCAACCTTCAGGGCCATCAGAGAATGAAGTAGCACTGCAAGAGTCCCTTGATGCCCTACAACAGGAAAAAGATGCGCTTTATCTGCAGTATcagtcacag CTCAGGGACAACGAGCAGCTGAGTCGAATGTGTGCAGAGCAGGAGGCTCGCCTGGGCGAGATGGAGCAACAGGTAGAGAGCCAGACCATGGAAGCTGACGACCGACGTCGGATGCTGGAGGATGTTCAATCTGATAAGGCCACGATTAGCCGGGCTCTCACCCAGAATCGTACTCTGAAGGACCAACTGGCTGAGCTGCAGAATGGTTTTGTGAAGCTG actaatgaaaacatggagctgACCACTGCGATTCAGTCGGAGCAGcatgtgaagaaagagctggcACGCAGGATGGGAGAGCTTCAGGAGCAACTGCACGACACTAAAGAAGAA CTGGAATTAAAAAGTAAAGAGATGGCTGGTTTGGTGGAGCAGAGGGACCAGGTAGTCGCCCACCTCCAACAGTACTGCGCTGGCTACCAGGCTCTGGCCACTGAGAGGGAGAAACTGCACCAGCAGTATTACCAGCAGGCTCAGCTGATGGACCGGCTCCAGCACGATGAGTCGCAGGGACGtgtgcagctggagctcagtcacaacCAGCTCAAACAGGCACAG GAACGCTTGGAGCAGTTGGTCAAAGACAACGATCATTTGAGGACAGAGGTGAAAGAACTTCTCAACAGCTCCATTCTCAACACGTCAACCCGGGATCAGG GAGACGGAGTGGAGAGCCAATCACTGCCAGAGAGTCCGAAGGAGTCTTCTTCCCTGGTGATTCCTGATGACTTTGAGAGCCACAAAGAGATG GAGGAGTTTATTCGCGGAGCCGTGTCCCAGTTAGAAGCTGAGAGGGACGAAGTCAGGAGGCAACTACAGGAGGAACAGCGCCTCCACATGGCTGCAAAGCACCAGGCTGCTCTTGCTCTCAGCCTTGAGCACCAACATGACAGTCAGAGTACTGCTCAGGAACACAATCACGATCACTCTCAGGGCCAACACAGTCACTGCGATCACAGTCATGAGCATTCAG AAGGAGTCCCTGCAGAGGTTCATCAGGCTCTTCAAAGTGCCatggagaagctgcagcagagatTCACATCCCTCATGCAGGAGAAAGTGGACCTGAAGGAAcgagtggaggagctggagcatcGCTGCATACAGCTGTCTGGAGAGACCGACACTATCG GCGAGTACATCGCCCTGTACCAGAACCAGCGGGCCATCATGAAGCAGAAGCATCAGGAGAAGGAGCAGTACATCAGCATGCTGGCTCAGGacaaagaggaaatgaag GTGAAACTGGCTGAGCTGCAGGATCTGGTGATGAGGCTGGTGGCGGAGAGGAACGACTGGTACTCCAGATACTCTGCTGCTGTGTCGGGTGTTGGCCCGGTCAACCCTGACCTGCTTCCTGCCCAGGAGGGTCTCACAGAGCAAAGAGTCCACACGCACCCTGAGATCACTGCCAACAGTGAAGCAG AAGCCATGGACGTCATTCCTCTGACCGAACCCGCCATGAGCTTGGAGCCGTCCTCGTCCTCCCAGACTCCAGCAGTCGCATCGGTCCAAACTGACTCAAAGCCAGTCGTGCCCAGCGAGGACGGCACAGCCCGCCAGAtaatgcagctgctgcaggagatcCGGAATCCACATCCTCTCAGAACGCCGCCCTTCCTGGGAGAAAACCCCTGCATCCCGTTCTTCTACCGACCCGACGAGCAGGACGAGGTCAAGATCCTGGTGGTGTGA
- the golga2 gene encoding golgin subfamily A member 2 isoform X6: protein MADQSRQIKLAAAKKKLKEFQQKSSPVSVGGERGGGVAGAKKKKKMKGQNESPFMDRSSPDNFDTFLKVLGQSNGVDVPPYGNSQDYPDTNGTESVAEETRPLSATESLRQLSQQLNGLVSESSTAYVNGDSATTISEKELESRNQELAAALESSTVTNSQLNTKLDQLTKHSQELSDQLQKERKEFEQRFSKEQGAMREQLQVHIQTIGILVSEKSELQTALQYTQQAARQKTAESEELNNRLQGTKQRVSELERTLSSVSTQQKQFEKHNKELEKERDNLRVELFKLNNMSEESKQQSSELSEKLKLSIQENGAMRMELEDLRKRLEMADLMLQQYSNQSDPTSANQQIQLLLEEKQTVEAQNHQLMESIAQLRTERDHYAEQIQEEGHAWKDKTEQLLTQVSLVAEERDRNINKVQELEVTIAELQNAAALLSQVSETPVVEPQPSGPSENEVALQESLDALQQEKDALYLQYQSQLRDNEQLSRMCAEQEARLGEMEQQVESQTMEADDRRRMLEDVQSDKATISRALTQNRTLKDQLAELQNGFVKLTNENMELTTAIQSEQHVKKELARRMGELQEQLHDTKEELELKSKEMAGLVEQRDQVVAHLQQYCAGYQALATEREKLHQQYYQQAQLMDRLQHDESQGRVQLELSHNQLKQAQERLEQLVKDNDHLRTEVKELLNSSILNTSTRDQGDGVESQSLPESPKESSSLVIPDDFESHKEMEEFIRGAVSQLEAERDEVRRQLQEEQRLHMAAKHQAALALSLEHQHDSQSTAQEHNHDHSQGQHSHCDHSHEHSEGVPAEVHQALQSAMEKLQQRFTSLMQEKVDLKERVEELEHRCIQLSGETDTIGEYIALYQNQRAIMKQKHQEKEQYISMLAQDKEEMKVKLAELQDLVMRLVAERNDWYSRYSAAVSGVGPVNPDLLPAQEGLTEQRVHTHPEITANSEAEAMDVIPLTEPAMSLEPSSSSQTPAVASVQTDSKPVVPSEDGTARQIMQLLQEIRNPHPLRTPPFLGENPCIPFFYRPDEQDEVKILVV from the exons ATGGCCGACCAGAGCAGACAAATCAAACTCGCCGCAGCCAAGAAAAAG CTGAAGGAGTTCCAGCAGAAGAGCTCTCCTGTGAGTgtcggaggagagagaggcggAGGTGTAGCCGGTgctaaaaagaagaagaagatgaaaggCCAAAATGAATCACCGTTTATGGACAGAAGCTCACCGGACAAC TTTGACACATTTCTCAAAGTCCTTGGCCAAAGCAATGGAGTGGACGTCCCTCCATATGGCAACAGCCAG gatTACCCAGACACGAATGGCACTGAGAGTGTAGCTGAGGAAACAAG ACCACTGTCTGCTACTGAAAGCCTTCGTCAACTTTCCCAGCAACTGAATGGCCTCGTTTCCGAG AGCTCGACTGCATACGTAAACGGGGACAGTGCGACGACCATCAGTGAAAAGGAATTGGAG AGTCGGAACCAGGAGCTGGCAGCCGCCCTGGAGTCCAGCACCGTAACAAACTCTCAGCTCAATACCAAGCTTGACCAGCTG ACAAAACATTCCCAGGAGCTCTCAGATCAACTGCAGAAG GAGCGAAAAGAATTTGAGCAAAGATTCTCAAAAGAGCAGGGAGCCATGCGGGAGCAACTACAG GTTCACATACAAacaattggaattttggtgtcTGAGAAGTCAGAGCTCCAAACAGCACTACAGTACACACAACAGGCTGCTCGGCAGAAAACTG ctgagtcagaggagctgaataATCGTCTACAGGGGACAAAACAGAGAGTGTCGGAGCTTGAGAGAACCCTGTCTTCTGTGtcaacacaacagaaacaatTTGAGAAG CACAACAAAGAGCTTGAAAAGGAGCGTGACAACTTGAGGGTTGAATTGTTCAAACTCAA TAACATGAGCGAAGAATCGAAGCAGCAGAGTTCAGAATTGTCAGAGAAGTTGAAACTGAGCATCCAAGAGAATGGCGCCATGAGAATGGAACTAGAAGATCTACGCAAGAGACTTGAGATGGCCGACCTGATGCTGCAACAG tacTCCAACCAGTCGGATCCAACCAGTGCCAACCAACAGATCCAGTTACTGCTAGAAGAGAAACAGACAGTGGAGGCACAAAATCACCAG CTGATGGAATCGATTGCTCAGCTCAGGACGGAGAGGGATCACTATGCGGAGCAGATTCAGGAGGAGGGACATGCCTGGAAGGATAAGACAGAACAACTACTAACACAA GTGTCTTTGGTCGCTGAGGAGCGAGACCGAAACATAAACAAAGTCCAAGAATTGGAGGTTACCATTGCGGAGCTGCAAAATGCTGCTg CACTTCTATCCCAGGTCAGTGAGACTCCGGTTGTGGAGCCCCAACCTTCAGGGCCATCAGAGAATGAAGTAGCACTGCAAGAGTCCCTTGATGCCCTACAACAGGAAAAAGATGCGCTTTATCTGCAGTATcagtcacag CTCAGGGACAACGAGCAGCTGAGTCGAATGTGTGCAGAGCAGGAGGCTCGCCTGGGCGAGATGGAGCAACAGGTAGAGAGCCAGACCATGGAAGCTGACGACCGACGTCGGATGCTGGAGGATGTTCAATCTGATAAGGCCACGATTAGCCGGGCTCTCACCCAGAATCGTACTCTGAAGGACCAACTGGCTGAGCTGCAGAATGGTTTTGTGAAGCTG actaatgaaaacatggagctgACCACTGCGATTCAGTCGGAGCAGcatgtgaagaaagagctggcACGCAGGATGGGAGAGCTTCAGGAGCAACTGCACGACACTAAAGAAGAA CTGGAATTAAAAAGTAAAGAGATGGCTGGTTTGGTGGAGCAGAGGGACCAGGTAGTCGCCCACCTCCAACAGTACTGCGCTGGCTACCAGGCTCTGGCCACTGAGAGGGAGAAACTGCACCAGCAGTATTACCAGCAGGCTCAGCTGATGGACCGGCTCCAGCACGATGAGTCGCAGGGACGtgtgcagctggagctcagtcacaacCAGCTCAAACAGGCACAG GAACGCTTGGAGCAGTTGGTCAAAGACAACGATCATTTGAGGACAGAGGTGAAAGAACTTCTCAACAGCTCCATTCTCAACACGTCAACCCGGGATCAGG GAGACGGAGTGGAGAGCCAATCACTGCCAGAGAGTCCGAAGGAGTCTTCTTCCCTGGTGATTCCTGATGACTTTGAGAGCCACAAAGAGATG GAGGAGTTTATTCGCGGAGCCGTGTCCCAGTTAGAAGCTGAGAGGGACGAAGTCAGGAGGCAACTACAGGAGGAACAGCGCCTCCACATGGCTGCAAAGCACCAGGCTGCTCTTGCTCTCAGCCTTGAGCACCAACATGACAGTCAGAGTACTGCTCAGGAACACAATCACGATCACTCTCAGGGCCAACACAGTCACTGCGATCACAGTCATGAGCATTCAG AAGGAGTCCCTGCAGAGGTTCATCAGGCTCTTCAAAGTGCCatggagaagctgcagcagagatTCACATCCCTCATGCAGGAGAAAGTGGACCTGAAGGAAcgagtggaggagctggagcatcGCTGCATACAGCTGTCTGGAGAGACCGACACTATCG GCGAGTACATCGCCCTGTACCAGAACCAGCGGGCCATCATGAAGCAGAAGCATCAGGAGAAGGAGCAGTACATCAGCATGCTGGCTCAGGacaaagaggaaatgaag GTGAAACTGGCTGAGCTGCAGGATCTGGTGATGAGGCTGGTGGCGGAGAGGAACGACTGGTACTCCAGATACTCTGCTGCTGTGTCGGGTGTTGGCCCGGTCAACCCTGACCTGCTTCCTGCCCAGGAGGGTCTCACAGAGCAAAGAGTCCACACGCACCCTGAGATCACTGCCAACAGTGAAGCAG AAGCCATGGACGTCATTCCTCTGACCGAACCCGCCATGAGCTTGGAGCCGTCCTCGTCCTCCCAGACTCCAGCAGTCGCATCGGTCCAAACTGACTCAAAGCCAGTCGTGCCCAGCGAGGACGGCACAGCCCGCCAGAtaatgcagctgctgcaggagatcCGGAATCCACATCCTCTCAGAACGCCGCCCTTCCTGGGAGAAAACCCCTGCATCCCGTTCTTCTACCGACCCGACGAGCAGGACGAGGTCAAGATCCTGGTGGTGTGA